The following coding sequences lie in one Lolium perenne isolate Kyuss_39 chromosome 2, Kyuss_2.0, whole genome shotgun sequence genomic window:
- the LOC127323729 gene encoding protein ENHANCED PSEUDOMONAS SUSCEPTIBILITY 1-like — protein sequence MEPSSMVRVVSSSTVKPRPRPRHRIPLTSWDIAMISTGYIQRGLLFHKPSSLPAFHVVDHLAAALGDALCDYYPVAGRLVTDQHRDELGNVVGCSVSIQCDGQGVEVVHAHADGVSIADVIPHDADVPRVVQSFFPLDDAVGFDGHELPLFVVQVTELVDGVFVGFVCNHVLADGTALWVFLNDWARIARAKLNLAVPVPEGESPLPLTSRQAPLLERWSADGGTASPIVLPYAEPSELIERPESPQLRTRMLHFSAESLELLKELARTELHAAGDTEGAAALTRFQALSSLVWRCITRARRLDPEQETTFRAAINNRARLRPALPAEYFGNCIDAVSTERPVCASMLLERGKHGWAAAAVGRAVAAHTDEAIRAHVAAWMTKPVVYTTGWHDPHETMVVSSPRFDMYGCDFGWGRPLAARGGRANKIDGWVSLYPGQDGGDSMDAEVSLTPEHMAALEQDEEFWAAVSKGAPART from the coding sequence ATGGAGCCTTCGTCAATGGTGCGCGTGGTGTCTTCGTCCACGGTGAAGCCGCGGCCGCGGCCACGCCACCGTATCCCGCTCACCTCCTGGGACATCGCCATGATCTCCACCGGCTACATCCAGAGGGGCCTCCTCTTCCATAAGCCTTCTTCGTTGCCCGCGTTCCACGTTGTCGACCACCTCGCCGCCGCACTCGGCGATGCACTCTGCGACTACTACCCAGTCGCCGGCCGCCTCGTTACAGACCAGCACCGCGACGAGCTCGGTAACGTCGTGGGATGCTCGGTGTCCATCCAATGCGACGGACAAGGAGTCGAGGTCGTCCACGCCCACGCCGACGGCGTCTCCATCGCCGACGTGATTCCTCACGACGCTGACGTGCCGCGCGTCGTCCAGTCATTCTTCCCACTCGACGACGCCGTTGGCTTCGACGGCCACGAGCTCCCCCTCTTCGTCGTCCAGGTCACCGAGCTCGTCGACGGCGTCTTCGTCGGTTTTGTCTGCAACCACGTGTTGGCCGACGGCACCGCCTTGTGGGTTTTCCTCAACGACTGGGCCAGGATCGCGCGCGCCAAGCTTAATCTCGCGGTCCCGGTACCCGAAGGAGAATCCCCTCTCCCCCTGACATCGCGCCAGGCGCCCTTGCTGGAGCGTTGGTCAGCCGACGGCGGCACGGCGTCGCCGATCGTGCTCCCATACGCCGAGCCGTCTGAACTGATCGAGCGGCCGGAGTCACCGCAGCTGCGCACGCGCATGCTGCACTTCTCGGCGGAGTCACTAGAGTTACTCAAGGAGCTGGCCCGGACAGAGCTTCATGCCGCCGGCGACACGGAGGGCGCCGCCGCTTTGACACGGTTCCAGGCTCTGAGCTCGCTGGTGTGGCGGTGTATCACCCGCGCACGGCGCTTGGACCCAGAGCAAGAGACGACGTTCCGCGCGGCGATCAACAACCGCGCACGGCTCCGGCCGGCGCTGCCGGCAGAGTACTTTGGCAACTGCATCGACGCCGTGAGCACGGAGAGGCCTGTGTGCGCGTCGATGCTGCTCGAACGCGGTAAGCACGGGTGGGCAGCGGCGGCCGTGGGACGCGCGGTGGCGGCCCACACGGACGAGGCCATCAGGGCGCACGTGGCGGCGTGGATGACAAAGCCGGTGGTTTACACGACGGGGTGGCATGACCCGCACGAGACGATGGTCGTGAGCTCGCCGCGGTTCGACATGTATGGATGCGACTTCGGGTGGGGGAGACCGTTGGCGGCGCGGGGAGGCAGGGCGAACAAGATCGACGGTTGGGTGTCACTGTACCCCGGGCAAGATGGAGGCGACAGCATGGACGCGGAGGTGTCGCTGACGCCGGAGCACATGGCGGCGCTCGAGCAGGATGAGGAGTTCTGGGCAGCCGTGTCGAAGGGCGCGCCTGCACGTACATGA